Within Oscillospiraceae bacterium, the genomic segment TTACAGGATCGACGCCGTTACCGAGGGCGAGGACGCCTTGGGCGACGCGCGCGTGCGCATAAAGACCGTAAACGGTTCCGAGTTTTCGGGCAGAGGGCTCTCCACCGACGTCATAGAGGCGGGCATTCACGCTTATATAAACGCTGTCAACAAGATGATGTACATCGAACGCGAGGGGCTGGATTCCAAGAAGATCAGCGCAACTCTTTAGGGCTAGTTGAGAGTTGAGAGAGGAGAGTGGAGGTAAAGACTATGGGCATGACTATGACGCAAAAGATTCTGGCGGCGCACGCGGGACTCAAACGGGTTACGGCGGGGCAGTTCATCGAGGCCAAGCTCGACATCGTTCTCGGCAACGACATCACGGGTCCGCCGGCCATCAAGGAATTTGAAAAGATGGGCGCGAGCAACGTCTTCGACGCGAACAAGGTGGTGCTCGTGCCGGATCACTTCACGCCGAACAAGGACATAAAGGCGGCCGAGCAGTGCAAGATATTGCGAGAATTCGCCGCATCGCAGGGTATCGTGAACTATTTCGAGGTCGGCGAGATGGGCATCGAACACGCGCTTCTGCCGGAAAAGGGTCTCGTCGTCGCGGGGGACGCGATAATCGGAGCGGATTCCCACACCTGCACCTACGGCGCGCTAGGCACGTTTTCCACCGGCGTGGGCAGCACCGACATGGCGGCTGGCATGGCGACGGGGCGGACTTGGTTCAAAGTGCCCGGCGCCGTCCGGGTCGTGTTCATGGGGGCGCTCGCGCGGCCGCTGTGCGGCAAGGATGTCGCCCTGCATCTCATCGGAGTGCTGGGGGTGGACGGCGCACGGTATCTGTCTCTGGAATGCGGAGGGCCGGGCGTCGCGTCCCTGTCGATGGATGATCGCTTCACGGTAGCAAACATGGCGGTCGAATGCGGGGCCAAGAATGCCCTCTTCCCTGTGGACGACACGACGAAAGCCTATCTGACGGGGCGCGTCACGCGGCCTTGGACAGCTTATATCCCCGATGCAGACGCCCTCTACGAGCAGACGATCGTCGTCGATCTGCGCGCGCTGAAACCATTGGTGGCCTGCCCACACCTGCCGTCGCGCGTGCGCCCGGTGTCGGAGCTCTCCCACGTATCCGTTTCGCAGGTGGTCATCGGCTCTTGTACCAACGGGCGGCTGGAGGATATGCGCGCGGCCGCGGAGATCCTGCGGGGCCGCCGCGTGCGCGACGGCGTGCGCTGCCTCGTGATCCCGGCCTCCCAGGAGATCTATCTGCAGTCGCTGCGGGAGGGACTGCTGGAGGTGTTTGTGGAGGCGGGCGCCGCCGTGTCGACCCCCACCTGCGGACCATGCCTCGGCGGGCATATGGGGATCCTTGACGAGGGGGAGGTATGCGTCGCCACGACGAACCGGAACTTCGTCGGGCGTATGGGGCATGTAAAATCGGAGGTGTACCTGGCCGGCCCCGCTGTGGCCGCCGCTTCCGCTGTGGCGGGGTACATTGCCGCGCCGTGACGGGAGCCGTTGCAGGAGAGATATCCGGCCGGGTTTTCGGCTGAGAGGGGACGTTTTGGCATGAGCATCTTTGTGTACGGGGACAATGTGGATACGGACGTCATCATTCCGGCGCGTTATCTGGTGCACAGCGACCCGGAGTTTCTGGCCGCCCACTGCATGGAGGACATCGACGTGGACTTTGCGGAGAGGGTGGCGCCGGGCGACATTGTGGTGGCCGGGCAAAATTTTGGTTGCGGGTCGTCCCGAGAACATGCGCCGCTGGCGCTACGCGCCTGCCGGGTGTCTTGTGTGCTCGCCAAGAGCTTTGCTCGCATCTTTTACCGCAACGCAATCAACATCGGTCTGCCCATTCTGGAGTGCCCGGAGGCCGTCGACGGGATTGCTCCGGGCGACGAGGTGACGGTGGATATCACAACGGGCCGGATCGAGAACAGGACCACCGGTCGGGTCTTTGCGGCGCGGCCTCTGCCGCCCTTTGTACAGGGTATCATCGACGCCGGCGGACTGCTGTCGTGGATCGTCCGGTCCGAGGAGGCAGGGCTCACCGGGGGGAACGCGATATGAACGGGCACATTGTGTTGCTGCCCGGCGACGGCGTCGGACCCGAGGTGATTGCGGTGTGCCGCCCGGTGCTGGAGGCGGTGGGGCGGCGTTTTGGCCACACATTCTCCTTTACGGAGGCCCCGATCGGCGGACACGCGCTGGAGACGCAGGGTGTAGCGCTGCCGGAGAAGACGGTGGCGCAGTGCCGCGCCGCCGACGCCGTGCTGTTGGGTGCCGTCGGCGGTCCCCGCTGGGACGAAAACCCGGCCCATCTGCGGCCGGAGACGGGCCTGTTGGGGCTGCGCGCCGCCCTGGCTCTGTACGCCAACCTGCGGCCGGCCGTGCTATACCCGTGTTTGCAGTCGGCCAGTCCGCTGAAACCGGAGATTTCGGGCGGGGCGTTCGACATTTTGATCGTGCGGGAACTCACGGGGGGGCTGTATTATGGTGCGCGCGGGCGCACGGAGGCTGGTGCCGTCTTCGACACGATGGTTTACTCGGAGCACGAGGTGGAGCGGGTGGGCCGGCGCGCCTTTGCGTTGGCGCGCGCACGCCGCGGCCATCTCACCAGTGTGGACAAAGCCAATGTACTGGACACCTCCCGCTTGTGGCGCGCCGTTATGCATCGGCTGCGTGCGGAGTACCCGGATGTGATGTATGAGGATATGCTGGTGGACAACGCCGCGATGCAGCTCGTACGCCGCCCCGGCGCTTTCGACGTGCTGGTCACGGAGAACATGTTTGGGGACATCCTGTCGGACGAGGCGGGCGTCATGACCGGGTCCATCGGTCTGCTGCCGTCCGCGAGCCTGGGAGAGGGCCGTTTTGGCCTGTACGAGCCGGTCCACGGCTCCGCACCGGACATCGCCGGACAGGACCGGGCCAATCCGGCGGCGGCCGTGCTCTCCTGCGCGCTGATGCTGCGCCATACCTTCGGGCTCGCGCGAGAGGCGGGCGAAGTGGAGTCGGCAGTGCTGTCGGCGGTGGCTGGGCGGTACAAGACGGCCGACCTGGCTGGGCCGGACGATACCCCGGTGGGGACCCGCGCCTTTGGGGCGCTGATTGTGGAGGTGTTAACATCATGAAAGAATGGATGAATGTGCGGGCGCTCTTTCGGGACGCGCCGGCCTACAGCGGGCAGACAGTAGCCTTGCGCGGCTGGCTGCGTACCGCGCGCGCCGGGAGGACGCTTGCATTTTTGGAGTTGGGCGACGGTTCGACGGTGCGGGCCGTGCAGGTGGTGGCCGACACGTCGCTGCCCAATTTTGCCGTGTTGTCCAAATTGGGCGTGGGCGCGGCGGTCCTCGTACGGGGAGAACTGGTGCTGACGCCGGAGGCCCGCCAGCCTTTTGAGGTCCGAGCCCGGTCTGTCGAGATCGAGGGTGTCTGTGCGCCGGACTATCCGCTCCAGAAGAAGCGCCACTCCATGGAGTACCTGCGCACGGTGGCCCATTTGCGCCCGCGCGCCCGGACGTTTCAGTCCGTCTTTCGCGTGCGCAGCGAGGCCGCCTTTGCCATACACGATTTCTTCCACCGCCGGGGTTTTGTCCTGGCTCACACGCCGATTGTCACCACCTCGGACGCCGAGGGGGCGGGAGAGATGTTTCGGGTGACGACGCTGGATCCGGACGCGCCGCCGCGGACGGCGGACGGCCGTGTAGATTTTTCGAAGGATTTCTTCGGCAAACAGACCGGTCTCACCGTGTCGGGACAGTTGGAGGCCGAGGCCTTTGCCTTGGCATTTGCGAAAACCTACACCTTCGGCCCCACTTTCCGCGCGGAAAATTCCAACACGCCGCGCCACGCCGCGGAATTTTGGATGATCGAACCGGAGATCGCCTTTGCCGATCTATGCGACGATATGCGTCTGGCCGAGGACTTGGTGAAACACATCATTGCGCATGTGCTGGAGACATGTCCGGATGAGATGGAATTTTTCAATCGGTTCATCGATTCGGCCCTGCTGGCGCGGCTCACGCTCGTGCGGGACAGCGCGTTCGGGCACATGACCTACACCGAGGCGATGGAAGCGCTGTTGCAGGCGGAGAGCCGGTTTACCTACCCGGTCTCCTGGGGCAGCGATCTGCAGACCGAGCATGAGCGGTTTTTGACGGAACAGGTGATGCAAAAGCCGGTCTTCGTCACTGACTACCCGAAGGAGATCAAGGCCTTTTACATGCGGCAAAACGACGACGGAAAGACCGTGGCGGCCATGGACCTATTGGTGCCGGCCGTGGGAGAGCTCGTCGGCGGCAGCCAGCGCGAGGAGCGCGCCGACGTGTTGACGGCGCGTATCCGGGCGCTCGGCCTTACGGAGGCGGATTACGCCTGGTACTTGGATCTGCGGCGCTTTGGAGGGGTTCGGCACGCCGGGTTCGGCTTGGGCTTTGAGCGCATGATCATGTACCTCACGGGCATGGCCAACATCCGCGATGTCGTTGCCTTTCCGCGCACCAGCGGCTCGGCGGAATTCTAAAAAATCACTGTAAAGGTAGAGCGCTTTTTACTTGTAGACCCGAGGGAGGGGCGACGATGAAGATCTTATACCTGGATTGTTTTTCCGGTATCAGCGGCGACATGACGGTGGCGGCATTGACCGATCTGGGGGCGCCGCCCGACGTCGTGGACGAGGGCTTGCGCACCCTGGGCCTGGATGGGTATCAAACGCAATGGACATCCGTACAGAAGAACGGCATCGGCGCGAGGCAGTTTACGGTGTTGCTTGAAGGCGATGAACGCGACGGCCGCGCGGCGCGCCCGCGTGACGGACACCCCGACGCGCATACGCACGGTGGCCACGGCCACGGGCACCGCACGATGGGCGACATCCGGGCGCTGCTGACGGCGTCGGCGCTGCCGCGCGCGGTGCAGGCGCGGGCGCTGTCGGTCTTCGAGGTGATCGCGCAGGCCGAGGGAGCCATCCATGGAAAACCGCCGGAGGAAGTGCACTTTCACGAGGTGGGCGCCGTCGACTCGATCGTCGACATCGTGGCCGTCGCGCTGTGTCTGGCGCATCTGGCGCCCGATGAAATTCACGTCTCCCGCCTGCGGGAGGGGCACGGTTTTGTCCTGTGCCGGCACGGGCGTATCCCGGTGCCCGCCCCGGCCACGCTGGCTATCTTGCAAGCATGTGGGGCGCCGGTGGTGTTTACGGATGTGGAGGGAGAGATGATCACGCCCACGGGCGCCGGGCTCGTGGCGGCGTTGGCCGCGCGGACGGGCGTGCCGTGCCCGGCGGGGATCGTGCGCGCCGTCGGCTACGGTGCGGGGCACAAGGACTTCGACCACCCAAACCTACTGCGCGCCGTCCTGGTGGAGACGACGGAGGAAGAAGCGGCGGCACCCGGGCGGGACACAGTATGCGAGTTGACGGCCGCGGTGGATGACGCCACGGGCGAATCGCTGGCCTATGCGGCGGAACGCCTGTGGGCCATTGGAGTAAAGGAATGTTACTTTACACCAATTACGATGAAAAAAGGACGCCCAGGCGTCCAGATCACTGTGCTGTGCGCACCGAAGGACGAGGCGGCGGCGGCGGAACTACTGTTTCGCCACACGGCCACGATCGGCCTGCGCCGGCGGCTCACGGAGCGGCATGTGATGGACCGGACGGCGCAGACGGTGGACACGCCGTACGGGCCGGTCGTCTGCAAGGTGTCGCGCCGAGGCGGCGCGGTGAAGCTCAAACCGGAGTATGAGTCCTTGCGGTCCGCCGCGCTGGCGGCGGACGCGCCGCTGCACGATGTGCGCCGCGCCGCGCTGACCGCCTGGGAGCGTACCCGCGCCGACTCTTGACTTTGCCGGGCGCATCGCATATAATATTCCCATTATTTGCGCCGCATCCCATATTGGGAGCGACAGCAAGGGGGAAGATTATGAAAAGCAAGACCCGTATCCCAGTGGGCAAGATGGTACAAATGGCCGTACTTGCCGCCATCATCGTTATCATGGCATTCACGCCGCTTGGGCTGCTGCCGATCAATCCGTTTCTGTCTCTGACGCTGCTGCCGATCCCCGTCGCCATTGGGGCGATTGTTTGCGGGCCCTCGGCGGGCGCGGTTCTGGGCGGGCTGTTCGGAGTCCTCATGTTCATCCGCGGCGCCCTCATGGGCGCCGACCTTGGGCCGCTCCTGTTTCCCATCAGTCCGGTCGCCTTCACCGTCGTCTGTGTCGTGCCGCGCATCCTAGAGGGTTGGCTCGGGGGGCTCATCTTCAAGGCGCTGAGCAAAATTGACCGCACGCGCGTCGCAAGCTATGCGGTCAGCGGATTTGCCACGGCCGCGTTCAATACGGTCTTTTTCATGGGCGGGCTCATGCTGCTGTTCTGGAACACCTTTGTCGTCGGCTATGCCGGGGAGGCGGGCGTCTCCGGAGGCGTGGCGGCGGTCGCCCTGTTTGTGATGGGCGGCGTCGCGGTGCAGGCGGTCATCGAGGCGGTGTTGTGCGCCGTTGTCAGCGGCGCTGTCAGCAAGGCGTTGGTCAGGTTCCTCCCCGGGCAAAGAAGGGAGTCATAGCCATATGCTGCTGGTTGTCGACGTCGGCAACTCCAACATCGTCTTCGGGTGCGTGCGCGGGGAGGAGATCTCCGGTATGTTTCGCATGGAGACGGACATCCACAAGACAGAGTACGAATACGCCGTCGCTATCCGGCAGATCCTCGCGCTGGACGGAATCGACGCCGGCGATTTCACGGGGGCCATCGTCTCCTCCGTCGTCCCGCCGCTCACAAACCCCGTGCGTCTGGCGGTTAAGAGGATCACGGGGTGCGACGCGCTTGTTGTCGGTGCCGGGCTGAAGACGGGGCTGAATATCCGTATCGACGACCCCGCGCAGCTCGGCAGCGATCTTGTGGCCACGGGCGTCGCGGCGTCGTCGATGTATGAGCTGCCCGTGATCATCTTCGACATGGGTACCGCCACGACGATCGGCGTTGTGGACAAGAAGGCGAATTTCATCGGCGGGGCCATCTTCCCCGGTGTCGCGCTGTCGATAGACGCGCTCGTAAGCAGCACGTCACAGCTCCCCAAGGTGCCCATCGAGGCGCCGGCCCGAGGCATCTCGACGAACACGATCGACTGCATGAAGAGCGGCGCGATTT encodes:
- the leuC gene encoding 3-isopropylmalate dehydratase large subunit, which encodes MGMTMTQKILAAHAGLKRVTAGQFIEAKLDIVLGNDITGPPAIKEFEKMGASNVFDANKVVLVPDHFTPNKDIKAAEQCKILREFAASQGIVNYFEVGEMGIEHALLPEKGLVVAGDAIIGADSHTCTYGALGTFSTGVGSTDMAAGMATGRTWFKVPGAVRVVFMGALARPLCGKDVALHLIGVLGVDGARYLSLECGGPGVASLSMDDRFTVANMAVECGAKNALFPVDDTTKAYLTGRVTRPWTAYIPDADALYEQTIVVDLRALKPLVACPHLPSRVRPVSELSHVSVSQVVIGSCTNGRLEDMRAAAEILRGRRVRDGVRCLVIPASQEIYLQSLREGLLEVFVEAGAAVSTPTCGPCLGGHMGILDEGEVCVATTNRNFVGRMGHVKSEVYLAGPAVAAASAVAGYIAAP
- a CDS encoding 3-isopropylmalate dehydratase small subunit produces the protein MSIFVYGDNVDTDVIIPARYLVHSDPEFLAAHCMEDIDVDFAERVAPGDIVVAGQNFGCGSSREHAPLALRACRVSCVLAKSFARIFYRNAINIGLPILECPEAVDGIAPGDEVTVDITTGRIENRTTGRVFAARPLPPFVQGIIDAGGLLSWIVRSEEAGLTGGNAI
- the leuB gene encoding 3-isopropylmalate dehydrogenase produces the protein MNGHIVLLPGDGVGPEVIAVCRPVLEAVGRRFGHTFSFTEAPIGGHALETQGVALPEKTVAQCRAADAVLLGAVGGPRWDENPAHLRPETGLLGLRAALALYANLRPAVLYPCLQSASPLKPEISGGAFDILIVRELTGGLYYGARGRTEAGAVFDTMVYSEHEVERVGRRAFALARARRGHLTSVDKANVLDTSRLWRAVMHRLRAEYPDVMYEDMLVDNAAMQLVRRPGAFDVLVTENMFGDILSDEAGVMTGSIGLLPSASLGEGRFGLYEPVHGSAPDIAGQDRANPAAAVLSCALMLRHTFGLAREAGEVESAVLSAVAGRYKTADLAGPDDTPVGTRAFGALIVEVLTS
- the asnS gene encoding asparagine--tRNA ligase; translated protein: MKEWMNVRALFRDAPAYSGQTVALRGWLRTARAGRTLAFLELGDGSTVRAVQVVADTSLPNFAVLSKLGVGAAVLVRGELVLTPEARQPFEVRARSVEIEGVCAPDYPLQKKRHSMEYLRTVAHLRPRARTFQSVFRVRSEAAFAIHDFFHRRGFVLAHTPIVTTSDAEGAGEMFRVTTLDPDAPPRTADGRVDFSKDFFGKQTGLTVSGQLEAEAFALAFAKTYTFGPTFRAENSNTPRHAAEFWMIEPEIAFADLCDDMRLAEDLVKHIIAHVLETCPDEMEFFNRFIDSALLARLTLVRDSAFGHMTYTEAMEALLQAESRFTYPVSWGSDLQTEHERFLTEQVMQKPVFVTDYPKEIKAFYMRQNDDGKTVAAMDLLVPAVGELVGGSQREERADVLTARIRALGLTEADYAWYLDLRRFGGVRHAGFGLGFERMIMYLTGMANIRDVVAFPRTSGSAEF
- the larC gene encoding nickel pincer cofactor biosynthesis protein LarC, with protein sequence MKILYLDCFSGISGDMTVAALTDLGAPPDVVDEGLRTLGLDGYQTQWTSVQKNGIGARQFTVLLEGDERDGRAARPRDGHPDAHTHGGHGHGHRTMGDIRALLTASALPRAVQARALSVFEVIAQAEGAIHGKPPEEVHFHEVGAVDSIVDIVAVALCLAHLAPDEIHVSRLREGHGFVLCRHGRIPVPAPATLAILQACGAPVVFTDVEGEMITPTGAGLVAALAARTGVPCPAGIVRAVGYGAGHKDFDHPNLLRAVLVETTEEEAAAPGRDTVCELTAAVDDATGESLAYAAERLWAIGVKECYFTPITMKKGRPGVQITVLCAPKDEAAAAELLFRHTATIGLRRRLTERHVMDRTAQTVDTPYGPVVCKVSRRGGAVKLKPEYESLRSAALAADAPLHDVRRAALTAWERTRADS
- a CDS encoding ECF transporter S component; translation: MKSKTRIPVGKMVQMAVLAAIIVIMAFTPLGLLPINPFLSLTLLPIPVAIGAIVCGPSAGAVLGGLFGVLMFIRGALMGADLGPLLFPISPVAFTVVCVVPRILEGWLGGLIFKALSKIDRTRVASYAVSGFATAAFNTVFFMGGLMLLFWNTFVVGYAGEAGVSGGVAAVALFVMGGVAVQAVIEAVLCAVVSGAVSKALVRFLPGQRRES
- a CDS encoding type III pantothenate kinase, whose amino-acid sequence is MLLVVDVGNSNIVFGCVRGEEISGMFRMETDIHKTEYEYAVAIRQILALDGIDAGDFTGAIVSSVVPPLTNPVRLAVKRITGCDALVVGAGLKTGLNIRIDDPAQLGSDLVATGVAASSMYELPVIIFDMGTATTIGVVDKKANFIGGAIFPGVALSIDALVSSTSQLPKVPIEAPARGISTNTIDCMKSGAIFGTAAMMDGMIDRFEKELGMPARVVATGGLSARVVPYCRHAIVHDETLLLRGLRILYEKNRKQ